A genomic segment from Asterias amurensis chromosome 6, ASM3211899v1 encodes:
- the LOC139939142 gene encoding uncharacterized protein gives MHNVHAAQCQSTMMSSKTKAGAVIRQRGQSSPQRFTHPPIRCQRPAVDELPNNLHGIRWCLPVTHFRDLQLRIVSPLSTYHLLICVRVMQEEGKIPVVVLH, from the exons ATGCATAATGTTCATGCTGCCCAGTGTCAAAGTACAATGATGTCTTCCAAAACAAAAG CTGGGGCAGTCATCAGACAGCGAGGGCAGTCATCTCCACAGAGATTTACTCATCCACCAATTAGATGTCAGAGACCTGCAGTTGATGAGCTTCCTAACAATTTACATGGAATCAG ATGGTGTCTACCTGTCACACATTTCCGAGACCTGCAACTGCGTATAGTCAGCCCACTGTCTACATATCACCTGTTAATATGTGTGAGGGTTATGCAAGAGGAAGGTAAAATACCTGTGGTTGTTTTACACTAA
- the LOC139938879 gene encoding uncharacterized protein isoform X2, with amino-acid sequence MGACPGNENEHAKYVNSGNEWKVNRPIYRLPGICLLLAALLCFLLATKIEMDICTLIEAGKSFGLSGKELMDFVQKRENEAKERENENKKEKDKLAREERAHQLEIRRQDQQILDTKIQFEKVRAEVKEQGQSKSSVENGVSRQKARTPKLPTFNDSKDDLDAYLKRYERYATSQDWCQEDWAINLSALLTGKALEVYSRLPTDEASNYQKLKSSLLKRFQLTADGFRLKLRTAKPEGGESGLQFATRLANYLLRWIDLAEAEKTFEGVCDLLLREQFTAGCSRELALFLKERQPKTIATMATIAEQYLEARGGMFGNPVTSRNPNQRSDTMTKRIEPRTVQSHVVPQGSSSNVSSYKPLVTCYICHKHGHMAKDCRYTSVNNSAPRTCFNCHRPGHIAKNCYSNKNQLASMVTYPGNETDASPQSSNSGCFETQPHLSTCQGCSCKTKDHQEKTETVACMVVNKVSLPGACCNGQNIDQVTLKCGHFLPIMSAACSDKIFKKMPVTSGRVGKHTVSVLRDSGCSGVVIRHDLVSDDQLTGEIKTCVLIDGTARQVPVALVTVSTPFFTGETEALCMTKPVYDLIIGNVTGARSPDDPDESWTRTTAPVCAVQTRAQTKSLDKAFHPLKVPKPMNDIVTADSLQKAQEEDVSLHRPRELAENQLEKVSRNQATSFFFYRNGLLFRRFQAPNVEHGDVFEQVVVPQKYRSQVMRMAHETLLGGHQGPKKTTDRVLTNFFWPGITADITRYCRSCDVCQRTVPKGRVTKVPLGSMPLIESPFERIAVDIVGPIHPITETRNRYILTIIDYATRYPEAIPLPSIEAERVAEALVSVFTRVGVPKQMLTDQGSQFTSEIMKQVCKLLSVHRMTTTPYHPMCNGLVERFNGTLKQMLKRMCVERPRDWDRYINPLLFAIREAPQESLGFSPFEMLYGRQVRGPMTILRELWTGEVSTTETKTTYQYIIDLRERLENTCQAAHKELQKSSARYKHHYDKRSKVREFSVGDKVLLLLPTDRNKLLLHWKGPFPILAKLGSMDYRIDLNGKSKVFHANLLKKYFERPEESATIPNSMTSSQCLFELVCTSVIEAETNSDNETPKCYSMSNEKLLQLHPLTAKETIADVNINATLHHEQRREVNRLLGNYPDILTDLPGKTTLGHHTITLHKNEPIRSKPYPLPHALRDTIKEEMLQTWVLVQCFYKHKMVKNFQLHMPAKNYFLERNPTR; translated from the exons ATGGGGGCTTGTCCGGGAAATGAAAACGAACATGCCAAGTATGTAAACTCAGGAAATGAATGGAAAGTGAATAGACCGATTTATAGATTACCAGGGATCTGTTTGTTATTGGCTGCTTTATTATGCTTTTTGCTAGCGACAAAAATTGAAATGGACATCTGCACACTAATTGAGGCTGGCAAGAGTTTCGGGTTGAGTGGTAAAGAGTTGATGGACTTTGTGCAAAAGCGTGAGAATGAGGcaaaagagagagagaatgaGAATAAGAAAGAGAAAGATAAACTAGCTAGAGAAGAGAGGGCCCACCAATTGGAAATTCGTAGGCAAGACCAACAGATTTTGGACACAAAGATACAATTTGAGAAAGTTAGGGCTGAAGTAAAAGAACAAGGTCAAAGCAAATCGTCTGTAGAAAATGGTGTTAGTAGACAAAAAGCAAGAACTCCTAAATTGCCAACCTTTAATGACAGCAAAGATGATTTAGACGCATATTTGAAACGATATGAAAGATATGCAACTAGTCAAGACTGGTGTCAAGAAGATTGGGCTATTAATTTGAGTGCATTGTTAACAGGAAAAGCTCTTGAAGTTTATTCTAGACTACCCACAGATGAAGCAAGCAATTACCAGAAGCTGAAGTCATCATTGTTGAAACGGTTCCAGCTTACAGCAGATGGGTTCCGCTTGAAACTTCGAACAGCCAAACCAGAAGGGGGAGAGAGCGGACTTCAGTTTGCCACACGACTGGCGAACTACCTACTTCGATGGATCGACCTAGCAGAGGCAGAGAAAACCTTTGAGGGTGTGTGTGATCTCCTGCTCCGAGAACAGTTTACAGCTGGATGTAGTCGTGAGTTAGCTCTTTTTCTTAAAGAACGACAGCCTAAAACCATTGCCACTATGGCTACTATTGCCGAACAATATCTTGAAGCTCGTGGTGGTATGTTTGGGAACCCTGTTACTTCTCGTAATCCAAATCAGAGAAGTGATACAATGACTAAGAGGATAGAACCTAGAACTGTACAATCACATGTAGTTCCACAGGGGTCATCATCAAATGTTTCTTCATACAAACCTTTGGTTACTTGCTATATCTGTCATAAACATGGTCATATGGCAAAAGATTGTAGATACACGTCAGTTAACAACAGTGCCCCCCGCACATGTTTCAACTGTCACAGACCTGGCCATATTGCCAAAAATTGCTATAGTAACAAAAATCAACTTGCTTCTATGGTAACATATCCAGGTAATGAAACAGATGCCTCACCGCAAAGCTCAAACTCTGGTTGCTTTGAAACCCAGCCCCACTTGTCTACTTGTCAAGGTTGTTCTTGTAAAACTAAGGACCATCAAGAGAAAACTGAAACTGTTGCTTGTATGGTTGTTAACAAAGTATCATTGCCAGGAGCATGCTGTAATGGACAAAACATTGATCAAGTAACTCTCAAATGTGGTCATTTCCTACCAATTATGAGTGCTGCATGTAGTGACAAGATTTTCAAGAAGATGCCAGTTACTTCGGGAAGAGTTGGTAAACACACAGTGTCTGTCCTCAGAGATAGCGGATGCAGTGGTGTCGTCATCAGGCATGATCTTGTCAGTGATGATCAACTTACTGGTGAGATAAAGACCTGCGTTCTTATCGACGGAACCGCCAGGCAAGTTCCTGTTGCCTTGGTGACCGTGAGTACTCCGTTCTTCACAGGGGAAACTGAAGCATTGTGTATGACTAAACCAGTTTATGATCTTATAATAGGAAATGTTACAGGTGCACGCTCTCCAGATGATCCAGATGAATCTTGGACTCGTACTACAGCCCCTGTCTGTGCTGTCCAAACTCGAGCCCAAACAAAGTCTCTTGACAAGGCGTTTCATCCACTGAAGGTGCCAAAGCCGATGAATGACATAGTGACAGCTGACAGTCTACAGAAAGCCCAAGAAGAAGATGTTAGTCTCCATCGACCCAGAGAACTTGCAGAAAACCAGTTGGAGAAGGTTAGTCGAAATCAGGCAACGTCATTTTTCTTCTATCGAAATGGATTGTTGTTCAGGCGATTCCAGGCTCCAAATGTTGAACATGGTGACGTCTTCGAACAAGTTGTTGTTCCTCAGAAGTACCGATCACAAGTAATGCGCATGGCTCATGAAACATTATTGGGAGGACATCAAGGGCCTAAGAAGACCACAGACCGAGTACTTACCAATTTCTTCTGGCCTGGTATAACAGCTGATATAACACGTTACTGCAGATCATGTGAcgtttgtcaaagaacagttcCTAAGGGTAGGGTAACTAAGGTTCCTCTTGGTAGTATGCCACTAATTGAGTCTCCATTTGAAAGAATTGCAGTAGACATTGTTGGCCCCATTCATCCCATAACAGAAACACGTAACAGATATATACTTACCATCATTGACTATGCCACACGATATCCCGAAGCTATACCACTCCCTAGTATCGAAGCTGAACGTGTTGCAGAAGCCCTAGTTAGTGTTTTTACCAGAGTAGGAGTTCCAAAACAAATGCTTACAGATCAAGGTTCACAATTCACCTCCGAGATAATGAAACAAGTGTGCAAACTTCTCTCAGTTCATCGGATGACTACCACTCCTTATCATCCCATGTGTAATGGGTTAGTCGAACGTTTTAATGGAACTTTGAAACAAATGTTGAAACGTATGTGTGTTGAAAGACCCAGAGATTGGGACCGCTATATTAACCCACTCTTATTTGCAATTAGAGAAGCGCCACAAGAAAGTCTTGGATTTTCTCCCTTTGAGATGCTCTATGGTCGTCAAGTAAGAGGTCCGATGACTATTTTAAGAGAATTGTGGACAGGAGAAGTGAGTACAACCGAGACCAAAACCACCTATCAGTACATCATTGACTTGAGAGAGAGACTAGAAAACACTTGTCAAGCCGCACACAAAGAGCTCCAGAAGTCCAGCGCTAGATATAAACACCACTACGACAAACGAAGTAAAGTGAGAGAATTTTCAGTCGGTGACAAGGTATTGTTACTCTTACCCACAGATAGAAACAAATTGCTGCTTCACTGGAAAGGTCCTTTCCCTATCCTAGCCAAACTTGGTTCTATGGATTATCGCATTGATCTTAACGGTAAATCCAAAGTATTTCATGCCAACTTGCTGAAAAAGTACTTTGAGAGACCCGAAGAGTCGGCGACAATTCCGAATTCTATGACTTCTTCTCAATGTCTTTTCGAATTGGTGTGTACTTCTGTCATTGAAGCTGAAACTAACAGTGACAATGAAACCCCAAAGTGTTACTCGATGTCTAATGAGAAATTATTACAGCTTCATCCTCTAACAGCCAAAGAGACCATTGCTGATGTTAACATCAATGCAACACTTCATCACGAACAGCGCAGAGAAGTTAACAGACTGCTAGGAAATTATCCAGATATTCTAACAGATCTACCAGGGAAGACTACATTGGGACATCATACCATCACTCTACACAAGAATGAACCAATACGCAGTAAGCCATACCCACTTCCTCATGCCTTACGAGACACCATCAAGGAGGAG ATGCTTCAGACTTGGGTCTTGGTGCAGTGCTTCTACAAGCACAAGATGGTGAAAAATTTCCAGTTGCATATGCCAGCAAAAAACTACTTCCTCGAGAGAAATCCTACTCGGTAA
- the LOC139938879 gene encoding uncharacterized protein isoform X1 → MGACPGNENEHAKYVNSGNEWKVNRPIYRLPGICLLLAALLCFLLATKIEMDICTLIEAGKSFGLSGKELMDFVQKRENEAKERENENKKEKDKLAREERAHQLEIRRQDQQILDTKIQFEKVRAEVKEQGQSKSSVENGVSRQKARTPKLPTFNDSKDDLDAYLKRYERYATSQDWCQEDWAINLSALLTGKALEVYSRLPTDEASNYQKLKSSLLKRFQLTADGFRLKLRTAKPEGGESGLQFATRLANYLLRWIDLAEAEKTFEGVCDLLLREQFTAGCSRELALFLKERQPKTIATMATIAEQYLEARGGMFGNPVTSRNPNQRSDTMTKRIEPRTVQSHVVPQGSSSNVSSYKPLVTCYICHKHGHMAKDCRYTSVNNSAPRTCFNCHRPGHIAKNCYSNKNQLASMVTYPGNETDASPQSSNSGCFETQPHLSTCQGCSCKTKDHQEKTETVACMVVNKVSLPGACCNGQNIDQVTLKCGHFLPIMSAACSDKIFKKMPVTSGRVGKHTVSVLRDSGCSGVVIRHDLVSDDQLTGEIKTCVLIDGTARQVPVALVTVSTPFFTGETEALCMTKPVYDLIIGNVTGARSPDDPDESWTRTTAPVCAVQTRAQTKSLDKAFHPLKVPKPMNDIVTADSLQKAQEEDVSLHRPRELAENQLEKVSRNQATSFFFYRNGLLFRRFQAPNVEHGDVFEQVVVPQKYRSQVMRMAHETLLGGHQGPKKTTDRVLTNFFWPGITADITRYCRSCDVCQRTVPKGRVTKVPLGSMPLIESPFERIAVDIVGPIHPITETRNRYILTIIDYATRYPEAIPLPSIEAERVAEALVSVFTRVGVPKQMLTDQGSQFTSEIMKQVCKLLSVHRMTTTPYHPMCNGLVERFNGTLKQMLKRMCVERPRDWDRYINPLLFAIREAPQESLGFSPFEMLYGRQVRGPMTILRELWTGEVSTTETKTTYQYIIDLRERLENTCQAAHKELQKSSARYKHHYDKRSKVREFSVGDKLHPLTAKETIADVNINATLHHEQRREVNRLLGNYPDILTDLPGKTTLGHHTITLHKNEPIRSKPYPLPHALRDTIKEEVSTMLKMGVVEPSNAPFASPIVLVKKPDGSNRFCVDFRKLNQVTVFDAEPIPDQEELFTKLATDNYFTKIDLSKGYWQVPIDEFTKPLTSFITPDGLFQFTVMPFGLVNAPATFSRIMRKLLQGMNCVVNYIDDILVHTASWEQHVQILTELFRRLRSANLTVRPSKCFIGHEQVEFLGHVVGKGQLQPRPEKIITIQQAKQPETKKQLRSFLGMTNYYRRFIPNYSAIAVPLTDKTKNKEPTRISWEASQQQAFSTLKDKLTSAPILHLPDLNKEFILRTDASDLGLGAVLLQAQDGEKFPVAYASKKLLPREKSYSVMEKECLAIIWAVRKFEPYLYGRNFTLETDHQPLTFLQKSKVANGRIMRWALALQPYRFHIEAIKGSDNIGADFLSRSEAEAKSS, encoded by the exons ATGGGGGCTTGTCCGGGAAATGAAAACGAACATGCCAAGTATGTAAACTCAGGAAATGAATGGAAAGTGAATAGACCGATTTATAGATTACCAGGGATCTGTTTGTTATTGGCTGCTTTATTATGCTTTTTGCTAGCGACAAAAATTGAAATGGACATCTGCACACTAATTGAGGCTGGCAAGAGTTTCGGGTTGAGTGGTAAAGAGTTGATGGACTTTGTGCAAAAGCGTGAGAATGAGGcaaaagagagagagaatgaGAATAAGAAAGAGAAAGATAAACTAGCTAGAGAAGAGAGGGCCCACCAATTGGAAATTCGTAGGCAAGACCAACAGATTTTGGACACAAAGATACAATTTGAGAAAGTTAGGGCTGAAGTAAAAGAACAAGGTCAAAGCAAATCGTCTGTAGAAAATGGTGTTAGTAGACAAAAAGCAAGAACTCCTAAATTGCCAACCTTTAATGACAGCAAAGATGATTTAGACGCATATTTGAAACGATATGAAAGATATGCAACTAGTCAAGACTGGTGTCAAGAAGATTGGGCTATTAATTTGAGTGCATTGTTAACAGGAAAAGCTCTTGAAGTTTATTCTAGACTACCCACAGATGAAGCAAGCAATTACCAGAAGCTGAAGTCATCATTGTTGAAACGGTTCCAGCTTACAGCAGATGGGTTCCGCTTGAAACTTCGAACAGCCAAACCAGAAGGGGGAGAGAGCGGACTTCAGTTTGCCACACGACTGGCGAACTACCTACTTCGATGGATCGACCTAGCAGAGGCAGAGAAAACCTTTGAGGGTGTGTGTGATCTCCTGCTCCGAGAACAGTTTACAGCTGGATGTAGTCGTGAGTTAGCTCTTTTTCTTAAAGAACGACAGCCTAAAACCATTGCCACTATGGCTACTATTGCCGAACAATATCTTGAAGCTCGTGGTGGTATGTTTGGGAACCCTGTTACTTCTCGTAATCCAAATCAGAGAAGTGATACAATGACTAAGAGGATAGAACCTAGAACTGTACAATCACATGTAGTTCCACAGGGGTCATCATCAAATGTTTCTTCATACAAACCTTTGGTTACTTGCTATATCTGTCATAAACATGGTCATATGGCAAAAGATTGTAGATACACGTCAGTTAACAACAGTGCCCCCCGCACATGTTTCAACTGTCACAGACCTGGCCATATTGCCAAAAATTGCTATAGTAACAAAAATCAACTTGCTTCTATGGTAACATATCCAGGTAATGAAACAGATGCCTCACCGCAAAGCTCAAACTCTGGTTGCTTTGAAACCCAGCCCCACTTGTCTACTTGTCAAGGTTGTTCTTGTAAAACTAAGGACCATCAAGAGAAAACTGAAACTGTTGCTTGTATGGTTGTTAACAAAGTATCATTGCCAGGAGCATGCTGTAATGGACAAAACATTGATCAAGTAACTCTCAAATGTGGTCATTTCCTACCAATTATGAGTGCTGCATGTAGTGACAAGATTTTCAAGAAGATGCCAGTTACTTCGGGAAGAGTTGGTAAACACACAGTGTCTGTCCTCAGAGATAGCGGATGCAGTGGTGTCGTCATCAGGCATGATCTTGTCAGTGATGATCAACTTACTGGTGAGATAAAGACCTGCGTTCTTATCGACGGAACCGCCAGGCAAGTTCCTGTTGCCTTGGTGACCGTGAGTACTCCGTTCTTCACAGGGGAAACTGAAGCATTGTGTATGACTAAACCAGTTTATGATCTTATAATAGGAAATGTTACAGGTGCACGCTCTCCAGATGATCCAGATGAATCTTGGACTCGTACTACAGCCCCTGTCTGTGCTGTCCAAACTCGAGCCCAAACAAAGTCTCTTGACAAGGCGTTTCATCCACTGAAGGTGCCAAAGCCGATGAATGACATAGTGACAGCTGACAGTCTACAGAAAGCCCAAGAAGAAGATGTTAGTCTCCATCGACCCAGAGAACTTGCAGAAAACCAGTTGGAGAAGGTTAGTCGAAATCAGGCAACGTCATTTTTCTTCTATCGAAATGGATTGTTGTTCAGGCGATTCCAGGCTCCAAATGTTGAACATGGTGACGTCTTCGAACAAGTTGTTGTTCCTCAGAAGTACCGATCACAAGTAATGCGCATGGCTCATGAAACATTATTGGGAGGACATCAAGGGCCTAAGAAGACCACAGACCGAGTACTTACCAATTTCTTCTGGCCTGGTATAACAGCTGATATAACACGTTACTGCAGATCATGTGAcgtttgtcaaagaacagttcCTAAGGGTAGGGTAACTAAGGTTCCTCTTGGTAGTATGCCACTAATTGAGTCTCCATTTGAAAGAATTGCAGTAGACATTGTTGGCCCCATTCATCCCATAACAGAAACACGTAACAGATATATACTTACCATCATTGACTATGCCACACGATATCCCGAAGCTATACCACTCCCTAGTATCGAAGCTGAACGTGTTGCAGAAGCCCTAGTTAGTGTTTTTACCAGAGTAGGAGTTCCAAAACAAATGCTTACAGATCAAGGTTCACAATTCACCTCCGAGATAATGAAACAAGTGTGCAAACTTCTCTCAGTTCATCGGATGACTACCACTCCTTATCATCCCATGTGTAATGGGTTAGTCGAACGTTTTAATGGAACTTTGAAACAAATGTTGAAACGTATGTGTGTTGAAAGACCCAGAGATTGGGACCGCTATATTAACCCACTCTTATTTGCAATTAGAGAAGCGCCACAAGAAAGTCTTGGATTTTCTCCCTTTGAGATGCTCTATGGTCGTCAAGTAAGAGGTCCGATGACTATTTTAAGAGAATTGTGGACAGGAGAAGTGAGTACAACCGAGACCAAAACCACCTATCAGTACATCATTGACTTGAGAGAGAGACTAGAAAACACTTGTCAAGCCGCACACAAAGAGCTCCAGAAGTCCAGCGCTAGATATAAACACCACTACGACAAACGAAGTAAAGTGAGAGAATTTTCAGTCGGTGACAAG CTTCATCCTCTAACAGCCAAAGAGACCATTGCTGATGTTAACATCAATGCAACACTTCATCACGAACAGCGCAGAGAAGTTAACAGACTGCTAGGAAATTATCCAGATATTCTAACAGATCTACCAGGGAAGACTACATTGGGACATCATACCATCACTCTACACAAGAATGAACCAATACGCAGTAAGCCATACCCACTTCCTCATGCCTTACGAGACACCATCAAGGAGGAGGTAAGCACTATGCTGAAAATGGGAGTTGTGGAACCATCCAATGCACCATTTGCGTCACCAATTGTCCTAGTCAAAAAACCAGATGGGTCCAATCGATTCTGTGTTGACTTTAGAAAGTTGAACCAAGTGACTGTATTTGATGCAGAACCTATCCCTGATCAAGAAGAGTTGTTCACCAAACTAGCCACTGACAattatttcacaaagatagatCTCAGCAAGGGCTACTGGCAAGTACCTATAGATGAATTCACAAAACCTCTTACCTCATTCATTACACCAGATGGATTATTCCAGTTTACTGTCATGCCTTTTGGGCTAGTAAACGCCCCAGCAACTTTCAGTAGAATTATGCGTAAACTTCTTCAAGGCATGAACTGTGTAGTGAACTACATAGATGACATATTAGTACATACAGCATCATGGGAACAACATGTACAAATTCTGACAGAATTGTTTCGAAGACTAAGATCAGCCAATTTAACTGTTAGGCCATCCAAGTGTTTCATTGGGCATGAACAAGTAGAATTTCTGGGTCATGTGGTTGGAAAGGGTCAATTGCAACCTCGACCAGAGAAGATAATCACCAtacaacaagcaaaacaacCTGAAACAAAAAAGCAACTTCGATCATTTCTTGGCATGACAAACTACTATCGCAGATTCATTCCAAACTACTCTGCTATAGCAGTTCCTCTGACtgataaaaccaaaaacaaagaaCCAACTAGAATTTCTTGGGAAGCTAGTCAACAACAAGCTTTTTCTACTCTTAAAGATAAGCTTACTAGCGCACCAATTCTTCACCTTCCTGATCTTAACAAAGAATTTATTCTTAGAACAGATGCTTCAGACTTGGGTCTTGGTGCAGTGCTTCTACAAGCACAAGATGGTGAAAAATTTCCAGTTGCATATGCCAGCAAAAAACTACTTCCTCGAGAGAAATCCTACTCGGTAATGGAGAAAGAGTGCCTGGCGATTATCTGGGCAGTTCGTAAGTTTGAACCATATCTTTATGGCCGAAACTTCACTCTAGAAACTGATCATCAACCTTTGACATTCCTACAAAAGTCAAAAGTAGCCAACGGAAGGATAATGCGATGGGCGCTCGCCCTACAACCCTATAGGTTTCACATCGAAGCGATAAAGGGAAGTGATAACATAGGAGCTGATTTCTTGAGTCGTTCTGAAGCAGAAGCGAAAAGCAGCTGA